In Methylomonas sp. UP202, the DNA window GGAAGTCTAGCTTTGTCAGCAAAAATAACATGTAATTTGATTAATTCCGGCAATTTGTCCATATTTACCCAAAGCTTACTACCCTGGCGCGAACCTTTAGAAAAGTAAAAAAACTCGACTGTCTCGATATCTTTGAGCAACGTCCAATTTTGACCACTTGGTTTTTTCGCAGGTTGATTAAATACCGGCGCACCCAAACGTAATTCAAGCGTAAAAAGTCCATTCGAGTTAGGCGCCAAAAATAGGCGCCCCTCCACGCGTCCCGATGCAAAGGCTGATTGCGATGGTACAGTGCTAAACTCAATGGAGTTTTCCATGCCTTTAAAATGAACACCTTGGAAATTCGGATGTTCTGGAGGAATCGCCGCTTCTAAAACGCGAGAAATAAGTTGTTGCGAAGAGGTTTCTTCACGCCATTGCTGTTCAATACGAGCGGCTCTGGTCCAACCGTCTTTGATCGAAATTAATAGGTCGGATACTGCGGCAATCAGTAAAGCTCCAGCCGCTAAGGCAATCAACAACTCCAAAAGCGTAAAACCGCTCATCCGGCATGGTAAGGTTGAACCAAGTCTCACGGATTCAAT includes these proteins:
- a CDS encoding prepilin-type N-terminal cleavage/methylation domain-containing protein; the encoded protein is MSGFTLLELLIALAAGALLIAAVSDLLISIKDGWTRAARIEQQWREETSSQQLISRVLEAAIPPEHPNFQGVHFKGMENSIEFSTVPSQSAFASGRVEGRLFLAPNSNGLFTLELRLGAPVFNQPAKKPSGQNWTLLKDIETVEFFYFSKGSRQGSKLWVNMDKLPELIKLHVIFADKARLPFWIIAHPYQTVSGNCLLDQTSFVCRAS